The region ATCAGAATGCCGACTTGTCTAACATTCGTCGCGTTTTGGGCTACACAACACTGTTCCAACCAAAGAAACCAGTGACCCGTGCTGAAGCGGCTGTTACCCTCTGGTACATCGGTTATCAAGGGGATGGAATATCTGCGCAAGAGGCTTTAAAGGGAAACTGAAAGGGTAGAGTGCACGGAGAAGCGCTGCGAGTGTAACAACCTATTGAATCTAGCGAGTCGATCCCCATGATTCCCTACAATAATCACAGTATTGAATGGGAAAGATAAACTGACTATGCCCAAAACAGTTGCGGATGTCATGACTCGTGATCCAATCACGGCACGACCCGATACCCCACTGGATGAGGTGATCAAAACATTAGCTGCAAAGCGTATTAGTGGTTTGCCAGTGGTCAATGAGGATGGCAAGCTGGTAGGCATCATTTCAGAAACTGATTTGATGTGGCGAGAAAGTGGTGTGACGCCACCACCATACATCATGCTGCTTGATAGCGTGATTTATCTGGAAAATCCTGCCAAATATGAACGGGAATTGCACAAAGCCCTTGGCTCCACGGTTAAAGACGTTATGACTGATCGCCATGTGGTAACAATTGCTCCAGACAAATCACTACGAGATGCTGCCCAACTAATGCATGAACGGGGAGTGCATCGCTTGCCAGTTTTAGATAAAGAGGAACGGGTCATTGGCATTTTGACTCGGGGCGATATCATTCGAGTCATGGCAGCAGAGCAAGGTGAATGACCTGTGCCAAGTTGCATGGAAACTTCTGGCTTCTGGCTTTTGTTTTTCACACTAGTTGCTACACACAGTTATAGTGACTCCTTAATTCTCGTTCTTAATTAATTTCGTTTAATAACTTATTGAGATATGAGCATTACGCCTGAATCGGTTGGAATACTTCTAAATTCTGCAGACATGGGCGATCGCCTGCGGGCAGTGAATCAAATTCGGACGCTGGATCGCACGGTTGCGTTTGACATGCTTCAACAAGCAATTGGAGACCCGAATCCGCGAGTGCGATATGCAGCGGTGAGTCAGTTATCATCTCTGGGGAATCAAAATCGGGAGAAAGCGCTCATGTTACTGCGCGATCGCCTTAAGGATTCTGAACCGGATGTCCAGGCGGCGGCGGCTGACTCCATCGGTGCCCTGCAACTTACCGAAGCCTTTGATGAACTCTACGCTCTTTACCGCTCCTCTTCTGAATGGCTGGTGAGATTCAGCATTGTTGCTGCCTTGGGTGAACTGGGTGACAGCCGTAGCTTTGAGATTTTGGAAGATGCAATTCAATCGCCTAACGAGTTGATGCAAATGGCAGCGATCGGCTCTCTCGGTGAACTGGGAGATCCTCGCGCCATCAACTTGTTAGCACCTCATGTGCAAAATCAAGATTGGCAGGTGCGCTATCGGGTGGCTCAGGCACTTTCCCGCTTAAAAGATCCCCAGGCGCAAAGGTTGCTGAAAACACTGGCACAAGATCCGGTTGAACAGGTTGCTCAGGAAGCTCAAGCTAGTTTGCAGAACAGATAACCCTGGGTTCAGGAAGTCTTGAGCTAGGACAGGTGAACTGTTTGGCATTTTAGATGTTTGGCATTTTAGATGTTTGGTATTCAGGCGTCCTACCGTCGTTGTTGTGCCAGACTAATGTAATACAACAGTTGCAATACAGAGGTCACTGCTGCTCCGACATAGGTGAGTGCGGCCGCCGTCAAAACCGCTTTGGCTCCTTTTGCTTCGGCAGCCGTGTTGGTAAGTCCTGCTTCTTTCAACAGAATCAGTGCTCGGCGACTGGCATCAAATTCAACTGGAAGTGTAAGGATTGAAAACAACACCATCAAGCTAAAAAACAAAATACCAATCCACATTAAGCCAGCAATATTAAACATAAATCCAGCAAAAAATGCCAGATAGGAAATGGTGGGGCTAAATTGCAATGCTGGGAGTAAAGCGCTACGCATGGCAATTAATCCAGACCCAGTTTGATATTGTTGTACATGCCCCAGTTCATGCGCGGTGACGGCCATGGCTGCAACAGAGGGTTGATTCGCGATTGGTTGAGAAAGCCGTACCACGTTGGCGTGAGGATCGTAGTGGTCGGTTAGAGATCCTGACGTTTGTTCAACGGGAATGGGTTTCAGAGCAGTTCGATTAAACAAAATGCGAGCCACTTGCATCCCATTCACACCTTCACTATTAGCAATCTGACTCCATTTTGAGAACGTACTTTGGAGATACAGTTGAGTCAGTCCCGAAATCACTAAAGTCGGGATCATGATGAAAAAGAAGTAATTGGGATTGAAATAAAACATAGATGCTTAACTCCAATATTGAACAAATACTTCTTTGAAAAAGGTGAAGCGTCGATAAGCCCGAAACTGAACAATAAAACCTGCGATCGCTAGCCCTAACCAAATGACTAACCAAATCAATGAATCACTGAACACGGACCGAATTGCACTACCTGCACCACGTAAGCCTTCAATGGAAACTCGTCCATTAAGAAGCAGAAAAGCAAGCACGATCGCATTAGCTCCAGCAATTGCCGACACAATCATCACTAAAAATTGTTGCCAGTGACGCACATAAGTTAGTATGCCTAAGGCAAGTGCACCTCCTAATGCAACTAAGGCAGTGAGCCAATGGGTATTTGCAAAACCAAGGGCTATCATCGTATTCGACCCTAACCAGGCACCAATAATGGCTGCCAAAATTGCTAAACCCAGGTTGTAAAACTGCCAGGAAAAAATTGCCAGAATAAGGCCTATTACTAAACCAGTAGTTAAGCCAGTAGCTGTTGCCAAAAAGCCACCCCCAAACAAAATGTTGACTCCTTTGGCACCGAGCCAGAAGCCTGCAAAAAAAGACCAGATAGGCAGCATTACTAAAAAGAGACGATAGCCCCAAAAGCAAAGGCAAGCCCCAAATAAGAGTGAGAAAATTGCTAGAATCAATTCTTTTGCCATGATGTTTGCTGACTGGTTCTGATGTTAACAGTGCAAATGTGATGAAACCGCATCGATTACAGTGAGTAATTTTTCTGCTGAAAACAGCGTATTAGACACCCTAACCATGCGTTAAAAACATAAGAAAGAAATAAGAAAATTCCTGCTCTGCCAGAGATAGCAAGGGATGCGAATGATAGAGTGCTTCTACACTTCACACATCATTACATCGACTGCAATTGATCTCGGCTAAAACGGAGAAGAAAGGGGTATAGGGTTTTGCAAGGATCGTGACAGACATGAAAACCGCGCTGTTTTTGCTAGGGGAATTGGATGATGATGATATTGATTGGCTTATAGAGATGGGCGATCGCCAGGCAGTAGCGGCTGGAACAGTGCTAATTCACGAAGGCAAAACAATCAGTACCCTATTTATTCTGTTGGAAGGGGAACTGAGTGTAACAACAGCAGCATCGCACGGACAAGAAATTGCCAGTGTATTAAGCGGCGACATTGTAGGTGAAATGTCTTTTGTTGACACACGCCCACCATCCGCCACTGTGACTGCGAAGCAGTCGTCAATTGTGCTGTCTATTTCTAAGGAACAATTGGCGAAGAAACTGGAACTGGATGGTGGTTTTGCTGCTCGGTTTTACCGGGCGTTAGCTATTTCGCTTTCAACTCGGTTGCGGATTACAGTCAGTCGTTTGCAACACTTTAATCTGCCAGCTTCCGTGGATCAGGAATTGTCGATGCATGACCTGGCAAAAGATGCGAAAGACACTGTCGCACTAGCAAAAACCCGTCTGGATTGGTTACTCCGACGGCTTAAAGACGAGGCAGTATAGCGACGCTGGAACTTTTCTTGGGAGGTGTGAGTCTTCAACCCATCGGCTCATCGACTCACATCAGAAGGATAGATTATGTTACTCCATCAACGATCGCATCTCTTTCCTACCCTGGTCGCTTCAGTCAGTCTCTTCACGAGCGCGATCGCGCCCCTCACGTTGCCGCTGCAAACGATTGCTGCACCTGCTCCAATAACAGTGGCACAGTTATTCCCCAATTCATCACCAGCTCGCAATGTCACCTTACCCAGAGGCACCCGCATTCCCACCTATTATGCTAGGGCTGAAAAAATCGTCATTGCTCCCAATGAAACGGTTCCGCTAACCCTAACTGTTTCCAGAAACCTGCGCCTTTCCAACGGCACTGTGTTAATTCCAGCAGGGAGTCAGGTCACTGGAAAGATTCAACCTGTAAGAGATGGTGCCCAGTTTGTAGCGGATACCCTGATCTTGCCAGATGGTACTCGTTCTCCACTGAATGCTCGCTCGGATGTGATTAACACCCGGCAAGAAGTGCAACCAGGAGTCAATGGGGATGCCTTGATCAAAGGATCGGCGATCGGAGCAGGAGCAGCTGCAATTTTGTCTGGAATTCTGGGCAACCGCCGGATTACTTTAGGTCGTGTGCTGCTGGGTGCGGGTGCGGGTGCGGCTGGAGGGCTGATCTTTGGCAAACGCAAAGCAGAAGTTATCGTGATTGACTCTAAATCTGACTTGGTTCTGACGTTAGACTCATCCCTCACCTTCAGCCGTACTTATTACTAAGACCAACCCTTTAACCAGGTTGTTTCTGAGTCAGGATGGAGTGCAGAACTTCTTTGTGACTTAAAGGAGTGACTTAAAGGACTCTTAAGGTTGTAGGAATGCTGGCGATCTCGTCCATGGCTTGAATTTCAGCTAGTGCTTGCCGAAAATTGCCTTCGCGCACATTGTGGGTTACCACCACAATTTCAGCGATATCTCCCCGCACGTCTGTTTGTACCACCGATTCCAGGCTGACGTTGTGATTGCCAAAGCAAGTGCCCAGTTTGCCAATCACACCGGGTGTATCGTTGGTGAGAAAACGAGCATAAAAGCGGGTGAAAAGTTCAGCCATTGGCGCAATCGCGCAATAGTGCTGATGAGAACATGCCAACAGTGGATCGAGCAATGGGACGCCGTTGGATTGTTTAGAACTGCCCCGTTCTACCTTGAGAATGGCAGCAATGTTGAGAATATCAGACACAACCGCACTGGCAGTTGGTCCAGCTCCGGCTCCCGGACCAAAGAACATCACCTGCCCAATCGGTTCACCTTCAACCAAAATAGCGTTATACACGTCATTCACGCTAGCGAGAGGATGTACCTTAGGAACCAACGTGGGATGAACCCGTACCTGCAATTCTTCTGGTGCATCGCAGGATGCTTGTGGGTTTCGTTTGGCGATCGCCACCAGCTTAATTACAAATCCCAGCTTTTCCGCATAGGCAATATCAGCAGCACTGACCTGACGGATTCCCTCACAGTGAACCTCTGGCAGCTTAATCCGCCCACCAAACGCCAAGGATGCCAGAATTGCGATTTTGTCTGCTGCATCCAACCCGTCCACATCGGCAGTTGGATCGGCTTCCGCATAGCCGAGCCGCTGAGCATCTGCTAACACTTCTGCAAAATCGGCTCCTTCGTCTTGCATCCGGGTCAGGATGTAGTTTGTGGTGCCATTCACAATTCCCATCACAGCGTGAATTCGGTTGGAACAGAGCGATTGTTTCAGCGGTTCAATTACCGGAATGCCGCCACCGACCGCCGCTTCCAGCAGAACGTAAACACCTGCTTTTCCCGCTGCTGTAAAAATTTCATCACCAAATCGGGCGATCGCGGCTTTGTTTGCAGTAACCACGTGTTTTCCATGTTCAATGGCTTTGAGAATCAGCGATCGGGCTGGTTCTAAGCCTCCAATCACCTCCACCACAATATCCACTGCTGGGTCTGTCACAATTGCTTCCAGATCCGTTGTCACGATCTCAGCAGGCAACTTAACCGAGCGCGGTTTCTGGAGCGACTTTACCCCTACTCGATACAGTTCCAACTCCTGCACTAACGGGTGCCGCTGAACCGGATCAAGCAAAATCTTTGCAGTTCCAGTGCCCACAGTTCCCAGCCCTAACAAGCCAATCTTAAATCCCACGGTTTCCAGCGTCCTGAATGGTTTACCCAACCCTCATTTTAGGGTGATGTCGGGATGAATTAGCCTCCCCACACTTTTTCCAATACTGTCGCTGGCACAATATCTTCCATCTTGCCAGTCATAGATTTGATCCCAACAAAGCGGCTGTCATTGGGCAACAACTTAGCCGGATCAGTTGGTCCAAACAGTGCCAGGGTGTACGTCTTCACAGCAACGGCGAGATGCATGGGAGCACTATCCGTACACAACATCAGGCTGGCTCCTGCAATCATGGCAGTGAGTTTGCCGATGTCAGGCGGGCTGGTGATTTTGAGGTTGGGGTTGACCTTGAGGAGCGCCTGGACAAATTCCTGATCGTCCGGTCCTTGCACGACTACGATTGGAAGATCTGGCTGCCGCTGGTTGAAATCTTGAATAATCCCTTTCCAGTTATCAACTGGATAAATCTTATCAATGCCTTTCTCTTTTGCAAGCTGGCTTGATCCCCCATGAATGATCACATAGCCGCCGGTACCAATCCCTAAACGCTTTCGCTCAGCATCTGCCCAGTCTAAATCCTTGGCTGGAACACTCACGGCAATATCGGGACAGGGGCTATCGATGCCCAGCCCTTTCAACAGGTCATGATACATGCACGCAGCATATTGATCTTTTTTAAGCGGGACGGGGTTTGTCAAAAATCGTTCGCCACCGCCACCGGCAAACCCAACTCGGATTGGGATGCCTGTTAGCCAGAGGAGAAACCCTACGGCTCCCCGCTGACCTAACGAGAGGGCGACATCATACTCGCGATCGCGAATTACTCCTAGCAAATTGCCAAAATCTGCTAGACTGTTGCGTCCTTTAAAGTCAAACGGGATGACATCTCGAACTGATTTACTCACCCGGTAAGCGGCAGCGGCTCTTGGCTCCACAACCACATCAATCTGAGACTCAGGGTACGTTTTCTTTAAATCGTCTAGGGTTGGAAAAAACAGTATTTGGTCGCCAATTCCACCAGGAACAAGGGCTACTATCCGCATAAT is a window of Leptolyngbyaceae cyanobacterium JSC-12 DNA encoding:
- a CDS encoding putative transcriptional regulator (IMG reference gene:2510096455~PFAM: CBS domain) — translated: MPKTVADVMTRDPITARPDTPLDEVIKTLAAKRISGLPVVNEDGKLVGIISETDLMWRESGVTPPPYIMLLDSVIYLENPAKYERELHKALGSTVKDVMTDRHVVTIAPDKSLRDAAQLMHERGVHRLPVLDKEERVIGILTRGDIIRVMAAEQGE
- a CDS encoding HEAT-like repeat protein (IMG reference gene:2510096456~PFAM: PBS lyase HEAT-like repeat; HEAT repeat) codes for the protein MSITPESVGILLNSADMGDRLRAVNQIRTLDRTVAFDMLQQAIGDPNPRVRYAAVSQLSSLGNQNREKALMLLRDRLKDSEPDVQAAAADSIGALQLTEAFDELYALYRSSSEWLVRFSIVAALGELGDSRSFEILEDAIQSPNELMQMAAIGSLGELGDPRAINLLAPHVQNQDWQVRYRVAQALSRLKDPQAQRLLKTLAQDPVEQVAQEAQASLQNR
- a CDS encoding putative Zn-dependent protease (IMG reference gene:2510096457~PFAM: Putative neutral zinc metallopeptidase) produces the protein MFYFNPNYFFFIMIPTLVISGLTQLYLQSTFSKWSQIANSEGVNGMQVARILFNRTALKPIPVEQTSGSLTDHYDPHANVVRLSQPIANQPSVAAMAVTAHELGHVQQYQTGSGLIAMRSALLPALQFSPTISYLAFFAGFMFNIAGLMWIGILFFSLMVLFSILTLPVEFDASRRALILLKEAGLTNTAAEAKGAKAVLTAAALTYVGAAVTSVLQLLYYISLAQQRR
- a CDS encoding hypothetical protein (IMG reference gene:2510096458), which codes for MAKELILAIFSLLFGACLCFWGYRLFLVMLPIWSFFAGFWLGAKGVNILFGGGFLATATGLTTGLVIGLILAIFSWQFYNLGLAILAAIIGAWLGSNTMIALGFANTHWLTALVALGGALALGILTYVRHWQQFLVMIVSAIAGANAIVLAFLLLNGRVSIEGLRGAGSAIRSVFSDSLIWLVIWLGLAIAGFIVQFRAYRRFTFFKEVFVQYWS
- a CDS encoding cNMP-binding protein (IMG reference gene:2510096459~PFAM: Cyclic nucleotide-binding domain), yielding MKTALFLLGELDDDDIDWLIEMGDRQAVAAGTVLIHEGKTISTLFILLEGELSVTTAASHGQEIASVLSGDIVGEMSFVDTRPPSATVTAKQSSIVLSISKEQLAKKLELDGGFAARFYRALAISLSTRLRITVSRLQHFNLPASVDQELSMHDLAKDAKDTVALAKTRLDWLLRRLKDEAV
- a CDS encoding hypothetical protein (IMG reference gene:2510096460); translated protein: MLLHQRSHLFPTLVASVSLFTSAIAPLTLPLQTIAAPAPITVAQLFPNSSPARNVTLPRGTRIPTYYARAEKIVIAPNETVPLTLTVSRNLRLSNGTVLIPAGSQVTGKIQPVRDGAQFVADTLILPDGTRSPLNARSDVINTRQEVQPGVNGDALIKGSAIGAGAAAILSGILGNRRITLGRVLLGAGAGAAGGLIFGKRKAEVIVIDSKSDLVLTLDSSLTFSRTYY
- a CDS encoding homoserine dehydrogenase (IMG reference gene:2510096461~PFAM: Homoserine dehydrogenase, NAD binding domain; Homoserine dehydrogenase; ACT domain); translation: MGFKIGLLGLGTVGTGTAKILLDPVQRHPLVQELELYRVGVKSLQKPRSVKLPAEIVTTDLEAIVTDPAVDIVVEVIGGLEPARSLILKAIEHGKHVVTANKAAIARFGDEIFTAAGKAGVYVLLEAAVGGGIPVIEPLKQSLCSNRIHAVMGIVNGTTNYILTRMQDEGADFAEVLADAQRLGYAEADPTADVDGLDAADKIAILASLAFGGRIKLPEVHCEGIRQVSAADIAYAEKLGFVIKLVAIAKRNPQASCDAPEELQVRVHPTLVPKVHPLASVNDVYNAILVEGEPIGQVMFFGPGAGAGPTASAVVSDILNIAAILKVERGSSKQSNGVPLLDPLLACSHQHYCAIAPMAELFTRFYARFLTNDTPGVIGKLGTCFGNHNVSLESVVQTDVRGDIAEIVVVTHNVREGNFRQALAEIQAMDEIASIPTTLRVL
- a CDS encoding ADP-heptose:LPS heptosyltransferase (IMG reference gene:2510096462~PFAM: Glycosyltransferase family 9 (heptosyltransferase)); translated protein: MRIVALVPGGIGDQILFFPTLDDLKKTYPESQIDVVVEPRAAAAYRVSKSVRDVIPFDFKGRNSLADFGNLLGVIRDREYDVALSLGQRGAVGFLLWLTGIPIRVGFAGGGGERFLTNPVPLKKDQYAACMYHDLLKGLGIDSPCPDIAVSVPAKDLDWADAERKRLGIGTGGYVIIHGGSSQLAKEKGIDKIYPVDNWKGIIQDFNQRQPDLPIVVVQGPDDQEFVQALLKVNPNLKITSPPDIGKLTAMIAGASLMLCTDSAPMHLAVAVKTYTLALFGPTDPAKLLPNDSRFVGIKSMTGKMEDIVPATVLEKVWGG